Proteins encoded in a region of the Triticum dicoccoides isolate Atlit2015 ecotype Zavitan chromosome 3A, WEW_v2.0, whole genome shotgun sequence genome:
- the LOC119266744 gene encoding mediator of RNA polymerase II transcription subunit 22a-like — protein sequence MSKPGGSAGGATAGPTAAAAAAAAQKQRALLQKADADVSSLVDNFSALINIARVNDPPVRNSQEAFQMDMRASRMVHSADSLLKLVSELKRTAIFSGLSSLSENVDRRIEVLSQQAEETERMLERIGQEAAASLKELEAHYYSSVVRTPLYD from the exons ATGAGCAAGCCAGGCGGCAGCGCTGGCGGCGCCACGGCGGGCCCgacggcggcggccgcggccgctGCGGCGCAGAAGCAGCGGGCGCTCCTCCAGAAGGCCGACGCCGACGTCAGCAGCCTCGTCGACAACTTCTCCGCCCTCATCAACATCGCCCGC GTCAACGACCCGCCCGTGCGCAACTCGCAGGAGGCGTTCCAGATGGACATGCGCGCCTCCCGCATG GTGCATTCAGCAGACTCTCTGTTGAAACTAGTATCGGAACTTAAGAGGACAGCTATCTTTTCTGGGCTTTCTTCTTTGAGTGAGAATGTTGATAGGAGGATTGAAGTGCTCAGTCAACAGGCAGAGGAGACAGAGAGAATGCTGGAGAGGATTGGGCAGGAAGCAGCAGCAAGCCTTAAGGAGTTGGAGGCACATTACTACTCGTCTGTTGTGCGGACTCCGCTCTATGATTGA